One window of the Cryptococcus gattii WM276 chromosome E, complete sequence genome contains the following:
- a CDS encoding Hypothetical protein (Similar to TIGR gene model, INSD accession AAW43852.1; CNE04660), which produces MSQPEAKQKEQKQDQAPPTPLEDEKHPGNNENQAENDDDADEEPQEEPQPEPQRQQKKPQGGGKKGLPVKEATRPAQDVTDTAQGALSGAGDTAQGATDQALGPLKSRRKPLPNELADTAPEDQPGGGKNKEEKGSLRINIALDLDVEVHLTARIKGDITIGLL; this is translated from the exons ATGTCTCAGCCCGAAGCCAAACAGAA AGAGCAAAAGCAAGACCAGGCTCCCCCTACTCCtcttgaagatgaaaagcacCCTGGCAATAATGAAAATCAAGCTGAGAATGACGACGATGCCGACGAGGAGCCCCAAGAAGAACCTCAACCAGAGCCCCAGCGACAACAAAAGAAGCCCCAGGGCGGCGGCAAGAAGGGTCTTCCTGTCAAGGAAGCTACCAGGCCTGCCCAGGATGTCACTGATACCGCCCAGGGTGCCCTGAGTGGGGCTGGCGATACTGCTCAAGGTGCCACAGATCAGGCTTTGGGTCCTCTCAAGTCTCGACGTAAGCCCCTTCCCAATGAGCTTGCGGACACTGCTCCCGAAGACCAGCCTGGTGGTGGGAAGAAcaaggaggagaaaggCAGTTTGAGAATCAACATCGCTCTGGATTTGGATGTCGAGGTCCATTTGACAGCGAGAATTAAGG GTGATATTACTATTGGCCTGCTATAA
- a CDS encoding Hypothetical protein (Similar to TIGR gene model, INSD accession AAW43853.1; CNE04670) — protein MVFGLLTAIAACPAIIGTTEAIQQGQKANAREQHRGRKTNLTIKLPGAHSYKPKFEGCMVVLHDKKLYVDHANCESLAYSHPFQGYYLPHPQNQSRWKGAGWKGEGMVTTINEDNMLNWVYVDANTYELKHGVRAEAQDHLTGPWDCTQIDRRVTFEGWEGFVLVQEDEEKDLWALYFDKDDDGLAGEGKMGDVEANGGKRRRMLEVQLVRTEMEKTRYEALTERRERIQALQAKMREQQE, from the exons ATGGTATTCGGGCTCTTGACAGCAATTGCCGCCTGCCCAGCCATCATTGGTACGACCGAGGCAATTCAGCAAGGACAAAAGGCCAATGCTCGTGAGCAACATCGAGGGCGAAAGACCAACCTCACAATAAAGTTGCCTGGCGCACACAGCTACAAACCCAAATTTGAAGGCTGTATGGTCGTTTTACACGATAAGAAG CTCTATGTTGATCATGCGAATTGTGAATCGCTCGCCTACTCACACCCTTTCCAAGGGTATTACCTCCCACACCCACAAAATCAATCACGTTGGAAAGGCGCAGGCTggaaaggggaagggaTGGTAACCACCATCAATGAAGATAACATGCTTAACTGGGTTTACGTCGACGCCAATACATACGAGCTCAAGCATGGCGTCCGTGCCGAAGCGCAAGACCATCTCACTGGACCATGGGACTGTACCCAGATTGATCGGCGGGTGACGTTTGAAGGATGGGAAGGGTTTGTGCTGGTgcaagaagatgaagagaaggatCTTTGGGCCCTGTATTTTGATaaggatgatgatggtcTAGCTGGGGAGGGAAAAATGGGAGATGTAGAGGCAAAtggagggaagagaaggagaatgTTAGAAGTGCAATTAGTGAGGACTGAGATGGAGAAGACAAGGTACGAGGCGTTGAcggagaggagagagaggatACAAGCGTTACAGGCGAAGATGAGGGAGCAGCAGGAATGA
- a CDS encoding uncharacterized protein (Similar to TIGR gene model, INSD accession AAW43854.1), with protein sequence MSARQDKATTERHAKILRELVKRPSNKNCADCKRNDTRWASWNLGVFLCIRCSGIHRSMGTHISKVKSIDLDIWTPEQMESIQKWGNKRANVYWERHLKAGHIPPDHKIESFIRSKYETRRWAMDGPPPPDPSVLDHESAGGVVSSPRQTQSPTPAPSSASSTAAPPGPAHLPKTHPLLSRSIASNKAAPSKPTSATQAPIIDLFDDDPAPAPTAAPAASSTAPTPIVTASAPTQPAPSSASNIFDLDFRTPSAPPPSNSPPASAPVSNKAQSAKADIMSLFSTPSPSAIQSQQPNLAGGFFNATPGGVQATSPYASWQGGITSSVAPSLQQNRTQIPGGDEWGGLQMDQNAWGAPQHAQVAQQIQPTQTYAQPQQQQSVNSVASNPWTQASTSLVSSSDPWASTSGGGAGMGGGVFGSNQAQPKKEKDERDPFANIWA encoded by the exons ATGTCGGCAAGACAGG ACAAAGCCACGACGGAGCGCCACGCGAAGATTCTCCGTGAGCTCGTGAAGCGGCCTAGCAATAAGAACTGTGCGGACTGCAAGCGAAATG ATACACGATGGGCATCATGGAATTTGGGTGTCTTCCTCTGTATCCGTTGTTCCGGTATTCACCGTTCAATGGGCACACATATCAGTAAAGTGAAGTCTATCGATCTCGATATATGGACGCCCGAGCAGATGGAG TCAATTCAAAAATGGGGAAATAAGCGTGCCAACGTGTATTGGGAGAGGCATCTCAAGGCTGGGCATATACCACCTGACCA CAAAATCGAGTCATTCATTCGGTCAAAATATGAGACCCGCCGTTGGGCAATGGACGGACCCCCTCCACCCGACCCTAGTGTTCTCGATCACGAAAGCGCTGGAGGTGTAGTTTCTTCCCCACGTCAAACGCAATCCCCGACCCCTGCTCCTTCATCGGCGTCGTCCACTGCTGCTCCGCCCGGTCCTGCCCATTTGCCCAAAACCCATCCTTTGCTTTCAAGGAGTATAGCTTCCAACAAAGCCGCCCCTTCCAAGCCTACTTCAGCTACTCAAGCGCCTATCATCGATCTCTTTGATGATGACCCAGCTCCTGCGCCTACGGCTGCTCCCGCCGCCAGCTCTACAGCACCCACACCAATTGTTACTGCTTCTGCCCCCACTCAGCCTGCCCCTTCCTCTGCTTCCAACATCTTTGACCTTGATTTTCGTACTCCCTCTGCACCGCCCCCTTCCAACTCCCCTCCCGCCTCTGCACCTGTCTCCAACAAAGCCCAATCAGCCAAAGCGGACATCATGTCCCTATTCTCCACTCCCTCCCCTTCTGCCATCCAATCCCAACAACCCAATTTGGCAGGCGGTTTCTTCAACGCCACACCAGGTGGCGTCCAAGCTACAAGCCCTTACGCCTCTTGGCAAGGTGGCATCACCTCCTCCGTCGCGCCTTCACTCCAGCAAAACCGAACTCAAATACCTGGGGGTGATGAGTGGGGTGGACTGCAAATGGACCAGAACGCCTGGGGCGCTCCTCAACACGCCCAAGTTGCACAGCAGATCCAACCCACTCAAACTTACGCTCAGCCTCAACAGCAACAAAGTGTGAACAGTGTTGCTTCCAATCCATGGACACAGGCCAGCACCTCTTTGGTTTCATCTTCTGATCCGTGGGCGAGCACGTCTGGTGGGGGCGCCGGTATGGGCGGTGGAGTTTTTGGGTCGAACCAGGCGCAGCccaagaaggagaaggatgagagaGATCCATTTGCAAATATTTGGGCGTAA
- a CDS encoding Vacuoleprotein, putative (Similar to TIGR gene model, INSD accession AAW43855.1) produces MAEIPNSESTFDGFVQAFVMIVVSEIGDKTFLIAAIMATRHSRMTVFAGAFASLVVMSILSAAMGRVILGLIPKVWTLWAASALFLVFGAKMLQESFSMASGSSHIQDEMREVEEELEEDSAVHDSHNARGTTIPLESIEAGTSTRSPRGSTSRLERSASPRPSRSGPSIHFPLSGGNNVGPLEKGKHWTVVLKEKIRTTLQITTNPVFAQAFVLTFLGEWGDRSQITTIAMAGAHSVAVIAFGTIVGHSICTFGAVLGGRYLSTKISVKHISLLGAAAFIIFAFLYAMEAYYYNDDIEANW; encoded by the exons ATGGCTGAAATACCGAATTCAGAAAGCACATTCG ATGGCTTCGTTCAAGCCTTTGTGATGATTGTCGTCTCCGAAATTGGGGATAAGACTTTCCTGATCGCCGCCATCATGGCGACCAGGCATTCTCGAATGACCGTGTTCGCCGGAGCTTTCGCGAGCTTGGTGGTGATGAGTATATTAAGTGCCGCTATGGGACGCGTGATTTTAGGATTAATACCTAAA GTCTGGACTCTCTGGGCTGCATCCGCCCTCTTCCTTGTGTTCGGTGCCAAAATGCTTCAAGAATCTTTTAGCATGGCATCCGGCTCATCCCACATCCAAGATGAAATGCGTGAGGTCGAGGAAGAACTCGAAGAAGACTCTGCAGTCCACGATTCCCACAATGCGCGTGGGACGACTATCCCGCTAGAATCCATCGAAGCCGGTACTAGTACTCGAAGTCCTCGTGGATCCACTTCAAGACTTGAACGAAGTGCTTCCCCTCGCCCTAGCAGATCAGGACCTTCGATCCACTTCCCGCTATCAGGAGGTAACAATGTCGGACCTTTGGAGAAGGGCAAGCATTGGACTGTGGtgttgaaggagaagattaGGACGACTTTGCAGATAACCACCAACCCTGTGTTTGCGCAGGCATTCGTGCTTACATTCCTGGGTGAATGGGGAGATCGAAGTCAAATTACCACCATTGCGATGGCTGGTGCTCAC AGTGTGGCCGTCATTGCTTTTGGGACAATCGTAGGCCATAGTATCTGTACTTTTGGTGCTGTTTTGGGTGGACGATATTTGTCCACAAAGATCTCTGTTAAGCACA TTTCACTCCTTGGTGCCGCGGCTTTCATCATCTTTGCGTTCCTCTACGCCATGGAAGCTTACTATTATAACGATGATATCGAAGCCAATTGGTAA
- a CDS encoding Hypothetical protein (Similar to SGTC gene model, INSD accession EAL20550.1; CNBE4700) translates to MALNSFPPVTNSLATQCTPVGLPIILPQGGQPPLQLAAISDPFFFPPFFPSDQVPTPPQEPRQFVSLPYYDPQPPPTITQDFHAPAFSQSSVHQTAAIHQQGLNSHPLVHRTASSPARVSRQPAPYRILSSAVAGTSCQLHVAPESVSNLQVVRNDMLASGLPAPRMSESRRSRDRVSEEDRKRRLQACEVCRKARHKCEGGGIDENLPCKRCRSKGITCVWSSKKRMFGRQGLNAQRKSSNQTSSREINDTNQALVNNGIRATHSPVCSERIPEPRRTVSDSVIAASASSQRPYTVQTVPSPLSARQLANQYLQLIVEQTQASQQSDATGSQFSQAPLPWQIMAPQQLQNQPRAIHPQDQQEQQQLVLEFTEHTSIDDGNIAANGGFQYDSLIRALYPW, encoded by the exons ATGGCTCTCAATAGTTTTCCTCCTGTCACGAATAGTCTTGCAACACAGTGCACGCCCGTTGGGTTGCCCATAATCCTGCCACAAGGTGGTCAACCTCCACTTCAACTTGCGGCTATATCCGatcccttttttttccctcctttttttccttcaGATCAGGTTCCGACGCCTCCACAGGAGCCGCGACAGTTTGTCTCTCTTCCCTATTATGACCCGCAGCCTCCACCTACAATTACTCAGGATTTTCATGCTCCGGCATTCTCTCAATCCTCAGTGCATCAAACCGCAGCGATACATCAACAAGGTCTGAACTCACATCCACTCGTCCACCGCACTGCATCATCTCCAGCTAGGGTATCAAGGCAACCAGCGCCTTACCGTATTCTTTCATCAGCTGTGGCTGGGACGTCGTGCCAACTCCACGTCGCGCCGGAAAGCGTCTCCAATTTACAAGTTGTTCGGAATGATATGTTGGCATCTGGGCTGCCAGCACCGCGGATGAGCGAATCTCGAC GCTCGAGAGATCGTGTATCGGAAGAGGACAGAAAGCGACGCCTGCAGGCATGTGAGGTCTGTCGCAAAGCTCGGCACAAG TGTGAAGGGGGAGGAATCGACGAAAATCTTCCCTGCAAGAGATGTCGATCCAAGGGAATCACATGTGTCTGGTCAAGTAAAAAGAGAATGTTTGGGCGACAAGGTTTAAATGCTCAGCGGAAGTCCTCTAACCAAACCTCATCTCGTGAAATTAATGATACTAATCAGGCGCTTGTTAATAACGGAATTCGCGCAACCCACTCGCCTGTGTGTAGTGAACGTATCCCGGAACCGAGGCGAACAGTGAGCGACAGTGTAATCGCGGCTTCCGCCTCCTCTCAACGACCTTATACCGTCCAAACCGTGCCGTCACCGCTCTCGGCTCGACAACTTGCCAACCAGTACCTACAGTTAATAGTGGAACAAACACAAGCTAGCCAGCAGTCGGATGCTACAGGATCTCAGTTTTCTCAGGCTCCACTTCCGTGGCAGATAATGGCACCTCAACAATTGCAGAATCAACCCCGGGCCATCCACCCACAGGATCAACAAGAACAACAACAACTTGTTTTAGAATTCACGGAACATACCAGCATTGACGATGGAAACATTGCTGCCAATGGAGGATTTCAGTATGATTCGCTCATAAGAGCTTTGTACCCATGGTGA
- a CDS encoding Hypothetical Protein (Similar to TIGR gene model, INSD accession AAW43868.1), with amino-acid sequence MSYESLTDLLGTHHKQLSLVRPIINSPETSERELDEEPSLSAPVKEKELGPDTLPIKFTFAPSDTPLGIAAPHTFMHGLFKDGNLYGPYISNRFESSLPRILAPDSPEWNDPPVFPPRPGNPLIKGLRKLMLVDSLSHGRVWDAFRAKVQVYQTKLLFFEESVIVKTTDPSRFPVKAPLPGVFTEKEARLSIFQENRIYTDYLCDLQGEVVPGSYGLWGGRLVLGDDDDEEEDEETSCEMWVMILEDVGEEVDVTTLSEDEKQEIVSHYREVHKAGVLHGDPDPRHWRRHPAGGFRIIDFDSATVLPPGKKGRALMEDELDLVNSHLVEEDRTWYI; translated from the exons ATGTCATATGAGAGCCTCACGGACCTGCTTGGCACCCATCACAAGCAATTATCACTGGTTCGGCCTATAATAAACAGTCCAGAAACAAGCGAGAGAGAGCTGGATGAGGAGCCCTCTTTGTCGGCCCCTGtaaaagagaaagag CTCGGTCCAGATACTCTCCCTATCAAGTTTACTTTTGCCCCCTCCGATACTCCTCTTGGTATAGCGGCTCCACACACCTTCATGCATGGCCTCTTTAAAGATGGCAATCTGTATGGTCCGTACATCTCAAACAGATTCGAGAGCTCTCTTCCCAGAATACTCGCCCCTGATTCGCCAGAATGGAATGATCCACCAGTGTTCCCTCCCCGACCAGGAAACCCACTCATCAAGGGGTTACGAAAGTTGATGTTGGTCGACTCTTTAAGCCATGGGCGAGTTTGGGATGCTTTTCGAGCGAAAGTACAAGTGTATCAAACCAAACTTTTATTCTTTGAAGAATCAGTAATAGTCAAAACCACAGACCCGTCACGATTTCCCGTGAAAGCTCCACTTCCGGGGGTTTTTACTGAGAAAGAGGCAAggctttccatcttccaagAAAATAGGATTTATACCGACTATCTTTGTGACTTACAAGGAGAGGTGGTTCCGGGATCCTATGGACTTTGGGGAGGGAGGCTTGTGTTGGgcgatgacgatgatgaagaggaagacgaggaaaCAAGCTGTGAAATGTGGGTAATGATTCTGGAGGATGTTGGCGAAGAAGTAGACGTTACGACTTTGTCGGAGGATGAAAA ACAAGAAATAGTATCTCATTATCGAGAAGTACACAAAGCCGGGGTTCTCCATGGAGACCCGGACCCCCGTCACTGGCGTCGCCACCCTGCTGGGGGGTTCCGAATTATTGATTTTGACTCGGCAACAGTCTTGCCTCCGGGGAAAAAGGGTCGGGCGTTGATGGAAGATGAGCTTGACCTGGTTAATAGTCATCTCGTAGAGGAAGATCGGACTTGGTACATTTAA